GCCCACGGCCCAGAAATCGAACCCCTGCCTGCGGGGGCCGGGCGGCGTGTATCCGCTCCGGGACGGACCGTCGAGATGCCATTTTCCGATGTAGGCCGTGTCGTAGCCCACCGCCCGCAGGACCGTGCCCAGGGTTGGCCGGTCCGTTGGAAGCCGCACATCGTTCATGAACATGCCGGTCGTCAATGGATACTGTCCGGTCAGAAGAGCCGCCCGCCAGGGCGTGCAGACCGGGATGTTGGAGACTGCCAGGTCGAAGACGACGCCCTCGTCGGCCATGCGGTCCATGTACGGCGTCCGCACCTGGCGGCTGCCGCCGAAGCCGGAGCTGCACCACCGGTGCTGATCGCTGAATACGAACACGATGTTTCTGGCGTGGTGTCCTGTCATGGATCGCTGACTCCGCAATACGGTGTTACGTTTCCAGGCCGCCGTTACGTGCGCCGGACCGCCCGGTCCAGCAACGACTTCAACGCAGGCGCAAGGTCAATTTCCCAAGCCGCCTCCCGGCCCGCGGGCGACATCTTCTTCCAGGTCTTCGCCAGGATTTCCACCAGTTTTTCATCACCTTGCTTTCTCGCGAACGCGGGCAGATAGTGCCGGAGAAACACCAGGCAGGCGACGTCCTCGAGGGTCTGCGCCTCGGGGTCGGATTTGAAGCGCTCCTTCCGGACGAGGGCCTTTACGCGGTCTACGAGGGCTTCGTCATAGCCGGCATCCCGCAGGATGGCGCCCGCGGTCTGGGCGTGGTACCAGGCCAGTTCCGTGCGCCACTGCCGGTAGCCGAGCCGGCCCACGGGAAAATCGCCGCGAGGTATCTTCCACCGCTGGATGTGCTGGCAGCGCACGGCCAGCCGCAGTGCTTCCGACGCGTCGGGCGCCAGGTCTTCAAGGCAGGCCGACATCCGCAAGCCGTACAGAAGCGCTTTCGGCATCGATCGGCCGTCGACTTCCTCGGATTCCGGATCGGCGCCATTCGCGGCGTCGATGCGTTCCATGGCCTCCGAAAATCGATCATGATCCATCAGTCAAGTCGCTTTCACTTTTCAGTCGCTTTCACCAAAAAGCCGCCGGATGATGATTCCGGCGGCTTTTTAGTAGTGGCATGAAGCGTTACGGGATCGTGTTTCAGGCGGACATGGCGAGCTGTTCGCTGTATTCCTGCGTCTCGAACGACCGCTCGGCCGGTTGGAAATCGATGCCGTGCCGGGCGCACAGCTTGCGCAGCTTGTTTACCGCACCGCCGATATGCTTTCCGCCCCGGCAGATCCCGAACAGGTGCTGGCTCACGACTCTGCGGGAGATGCCCAGGATCTCCGCGGTCTCCTGCTGGGTCTTCTGGTAGATGAAATACAGCACCACGACCTCGCACTGTTTCTGGGTCAGATACTGGGAGAGGAAATCGTAGACCGCGTCGGCCAGTTCGTCCACACGGTCTTCGCGCTGGTACCTGTGCACCCGATCCTCCCCCGTCTCGTACCAGATATTCGCTTCATTGGGATATTGCTCCAGGTCAACCTGGTCCAATCGGATTTCCCAGAATTCTGGATTATACATGAAGTGATTCTACCTCCG
This genomic stretch from Gemmatimonadota bacterium harbors:
- a CDS encoding DUF4202 domain-containing protein gives rise to the protein MDHDRFSEAMERIDAANGADPESEEVDGRSMPKALLYGLRMSACLEDLAPDASEALRLAVRCQHIQRWKIPRGDFPVGRLGYRQWRTELAWYHAQTAGAILRDAGYDEALVDRVKALVRKERFKSDPEAQTLEDVACLVFLRHYLPAFARKQGDEKLVEILAKTWKKMSPAGREAAWEIDLAPALKSLLDRAVRRT
- a CDS encoding sigma-70 family RNA polymerase sigma factor — encoded protein: MYNPEFWEIRLDQVDLEQYPNEANIWYETGEDRVHRYQREDRVDELADAVYDFLSQYLTQKQCEVVVLYFIYQKTQQETAEILGISRRVVSQHLFGICRGGKHIGGAVNKLRKLCARHGIDFQPAERSFETQEYSEQLAMSA